A single window of Toxoplasma gondii ME49 chromosome Ib, whole genome shotgun sequence DNA harbors:
- a CDS encoding hypothetical protein (encoded by transcript TGME49_209740): protein MALTEAEKAFPSAMEVSGEKAGIEAHAFADSTDNDSSSEQSRDERESLLRHPRALTSTVALSASVPDSENSFKDSETALEEGNAYTSALLDPEDSYDPTKKEAKETKGDTKSETKKEPEGETKGDRETDAVGEEREFQESQQSPVAAACVEVIAAMKEDEFFAEASRLIRRERFRYLEGIRMMKEDHSYLDLADEDNGAPSKLVALMDALAQSCVQYSSPGFE from the coding sequence ATGGCGCTCACTGAGGCCGAGAAGGCGTTTCCGAGCGCCATGGAGGTTTCGGGCGAGAAGGCCGGGATagaggcgcatgcatttgcGGACTCCACTGACAACGACTCGTCCTCTGAGCAGTCGCGAGACGAGCGCGAGAGTCTGCTGCGTCATCCACGAGCCTTGACCTCCACTGTCGCGTTGTCGGCGAGCGTTCCTGACTCCGAGAACTCCTTCAAAGATAGCGAAACCGCTCTGGAAGAAGGGAACGCCTACACGAGCGCTTTGCTCGATCCCGAAGACAGCTACGAcccgacgaagaaagaggcaaaggagacaaagggagacacaaagagcgagacgaagaaagagccagagggagaaacaaagggagatagagagacagacgcagttGGGGAGGAGCGAGAGTTCCAAGAGTCTCAACAGTCGCCAGTTGCGGCGGCGTGTGTGGAGGTGATCGCAGCGATGAAGGAAGATGAGTTTTTTGCGGAAGCGAGCAGGCTGATTCGCCGAGAGAGGTTCAGATACCTCGAGGGTATCAGAATGATGAAGGAAGACCATTCGTACCTGGATTTGGCCGATGAAGACAACGGCGCACCTTCAAAGCTCGTCGCCCTCATGGACGCTCTCGCTCAAAGCTGCGTGCAGTATTCTTCCCCAGGTTTTGAGTAA